The Cyclobacteriaceae bacterium genome includes a region encoding these proteins:
- a CDS encoding PorT family protein has translation MLTTGLSYGQNFAWAKRNNPEFDRRKISYGFMIGIHTSAYEVKYSDRFVTQSFDTVHSVQGSFSGGFSLGFLINLRLNEVLDLRVMPKAGFYNHKLNYYFTNNSSRQQLVETSMYEFPILLKYKSMRRGNVRMYMVGGFTPSFEASGKNDVQSTTSNLDIKSMNLSLDAGLGFDFYFPFFKFSQEIRFQKGLTNMLGSDPSPFAAPIKDLHTNTISVYFIFQ, from the coding sequence TTGTTAACCACAGGTCTTTCCTATGGGCAGAATTTTGCGTGGGCGAAAAGAAATAATCCTGAGTTTGATAGAAGAAAAATCTCTTACGGTTTTATGATTGGTATTCATACCTCAGCCTATGAGGTTAAATACTCTGATCGGTTTGTAACGCAAAGTTTTGATACCGTTCATTCTGTGCAAGGTTCTTTCAGTGGAGGATTTTCATTGGGATTTCTTATTAATCTTCGTTTGAACGAAGTCCTCGATCTGCGAGTGATGCCAAAAGCAGGATTCTATAATCATAAGCTTAACTACTATTTTACAAACAACTCTTCAAGGCAGCAATTGGTAGAAACCTCTATGTATGAATTTCCAATCCTGTTAAAGTATAAATCCATGCGAAGAGGAAATGTCAGGATGTACATGGTAGGAGGTTTTACACCATCCTTTGAGGCCTCCGGAAAAAATGATGTACAGTCAACAACTTCCAATCTTGATATAAAGAGTATGAACCTTAGTCTTGATGCAGGTCTTGGCTTCGATTTTTATTTTCCTTTCTTTAAATTCTCTCAGGAAATTCGTTTTCAAAAAGGCTTGACAAATATGCTTGGATCTGACCCTAGTCCTTTTGCAGCACCCATTAAAGATCTTCACACCAATACTATTTCGGTGTATTTCATTTTTCAATAA
- the ubiE gene encoding bifunctional demethylmenaquinone methyltransferase/2-methoxy-6-polyprenyl-1,4-benzoquinol methylase UbiE: MFDSISGRYDFLNHFLSLGIDIVWRKKAVALLKELQPKTILDVATGTGDFAIEALNLNPDKIVGVDISEGMLEVGRQKMRAKKVDHIIDLRLGDSENLPFEDNFFDALIVAFGVRNFENLERGLAEMLRVVKPGGRIVILEFSRPSKFPMKQLYKVYFTAILPLVGRWISKDQSAYQYLPESVQAFPDGNDFIKILSTIGYKNPQCNSLTFGISSLYWGTK, from the coding sequence ATGTTTGATAGCATCAGTGGCCGCTATGATTTCCTCAACCATTTTTTGAGCCTTGGTATTGATATTGTCTGGAGAAAAAAAGCTGTTGCCTTATTGAAAGAGCTTCAGCCTAAAACGATCCTTGATGTGGCAACCGGTACCGGTGATTTTGCCATCGAAGCACTTAATCTCAACCCTGATAAGATTGTCGGTGTTGACATTTCTGAAGGCATGCTGGAAGTCGGCAGACAAAAGATGCGTGCTAAAAAGGTTGATCATATTATTGATCTCCGCTTGGGTGACTCTGAAAATCTTCCGTTTGAGGATAATTTTTTTGATGCTTTGATCGTTGCCTTTGGTGTGAGGAATTTTGAGAATCTGGAACGTGGGTTGGCAGAGATGCTAAGGGTAGTAAAGCCCGGAGGAAGAATTGTTATTCTTGAATTCTCCAGGCCTTCAAAATTCCCGATGAAGCAGTTGTACAAAGTTTATTTTACTGCCATCTTGCCATTGGTTGGCCGATGGATATCGAAAGATCAATCGGCGTATCAATATCTTCCTGAATCAGTACAAGCTTTTCCAGATGGAAATGATTTCATAAAAATTCTTTCCACCATTGGTTACAAAAATCCGCAATGCAATTCACTCACTTTCGGAATAAGTTCGCTCTACTGGGGTACCAAATAA
- a CDS encoding SDR family NAD(P)-dependent oxidoreductase, which produces MTHKRIVFITGATSGIGEATARLLAKNNFKLILCGRRKDRLAEISKELSLITEVTTLSFEVRDHNEVAKAIKSLPAEWTSIDILINNAGNAHGLDPIQSGNVEDWDAMIDINVKGLLYVSREVLPGMVERRSGHVVNLGSIAGREVYANGNVYCASKFAVEALTRSMRIDLNAAGIKVTAIQPGMVETEFSLVRFKGDAERAAAAYKGLIPLKGEDIADLILFALTRPPHVVVADLVVFPVAQASATVVKREQ; this is translated from the coding sequence ATGACTCATAAGCGAATCGTCTTTATCACCGGAGCTACTTCCGGGATCGGAGAGGCTACTGCCAGATTGCTGGCCAAAAATAATTTCAAGCTCATCCTTTGTGGCAGAAGAAAAGATCGTCTTGCGGAGATCAGCAAAGAATTGTCTTTGATTACTGAAGTTACTACTCTCTCTTTTGAGGTTCGGGATCATAATGAAGTTGCCAAGGCAATTAAATCTCTTCCTGCAGAATGGACATCCATTGATATCCTTATCAATAATGCAGGCAATGCACACGGCCTTGATCCGATTCAATCTGGTAATGTTGAAGACTGGGATGCAATGATTGACATTAACGTAAAAGGCTTACTGTATGTATCACGTGAAGTGTTGCCAGGAATGGTCGAACGTAGATCTGGTCACGTAGTTAATCTGGGATCTATTGCTGGGAGAGAAGTGTACGCAAACGGAAACGTTTATTGTGCCAGTAAGTTTGCTGTTGAAGCTTTGACCCGTAGCATGCGAATTGATCTGAATGCTGCCGGAATTAAAGTAACTGCGATCCAGCCTGGAATGGTAGAGACGGAATTTTCATTAGTCAGATTTAAAGGAGATGCTGAGCGTGCTGCCGCAGCTTACAAAGGCCTTATTCCCTTGAAGGGTGAGGACATAGCTGACCTTATTTTGTTTGCTTTAACCCGACCGCCTCATGTAGTGGTGGCTGATCTGGTAGTTTTTCCAGTTGCACAAGCCAGCGCAACCGTTGTAAAACGTGAACAATAA